A window of the Leishmania mexicana MHOM/GT/2001/U1103 complete genome, chromosome 29 genome harbors these coding sequences:
- a CDS encoding putative cyclophilin, translated as MPFRMLKPRRDAPQALPTLQSREQLYNSIEERRLKEWENYQKAHRFMEEARTNRIFLDIGIGDALAGRLVVELFEDVVPETTARFHRLVTGEGGIHDATGVKLDYLYTPLELIDRQHGYARFGDLLAYGVRLEPLRQETFKVRHTSSGLLTMTSYGPNLCNTSFGITLAAAPSLDFKQVAFGKVVDGLHLLEKLESLPLDQVGRPLTPVMIAICGTLTGERPPGKWASPQDRTGCDETLGYEAID; from the coding sequence ATGCCTTTCCGGATGCTGAAGCCGCGGAGGGACGCTCCGCAGGCGTTGCCAACACTGCAATCGCGTGAGCAGTTGTACAACAGCATCGAGGAGCGTCGCCTGAAGGAGTGGGAGAACTACCAAAAGGCTCACCGCTtcatggaggaggcgcgcacaaATCGTATTTTCCTTGACATTGGCATCGGAGATGCATTGGCGGGAAGACTCGTCGTGGAGCTTTTCGAGGATGTCGTGCCCGAAACCACTGCACGCTTTCACCGCCTCGTTACCGGCGAAGGCGGCATTCACGACGCAACTGGCGTCAAGCTGGATTACCTCTACACCCCTCTGGAGCTGATTGACCGCCAGCACGGCTACGCGCGCTTCGGCGATCTTTTGGCGTATGGCGTGCGTCTTGAGCCTCTGCGACAGGAGACGTTCAAGGTGcgccacaccagcagcggacTGCTCACGATGACGTCTTACGGGCCAAATCTGTGCAACACGTCTTTTGGCATCActctcgccgctgcgccctcTCTTGACTTCAAGCAGGTAGCGTTCGGCAAGGTAGTGGACGGGCTGCATCTGCTGGAGAAGCTAGAGTCACTCCCGCTGGACCAGGTGGGTCGCCCTCTAACACCAGTCATGATTGCGATCTGTGGAACCCTTACGGGAGAGCGTCCTCCAGGCAAGTGGGCCTCGCCCCAAGACAGGACGGGCTGCGACGAGACTCTTGGGTACGAAGCCATCGATTGA
- a CDS encoding putative mitotic cyclin: protein MSTDLAIVTTVSSDSVSRLFGPAGAMDFRSNPGMKDEYEDPKTIFNKMKQKDVKPLSDISVLKGTIYNYKNRRIITRWLRDVCGAFNLRSTTLCLAVQLADSYIVGNLNQLELQKCQLAAVTALWIAAKFEEMDADLPSLRKIVDVCDGAYSKEHVLAMEEAILSFYKWYLPHTTVVNHLYLQLHLINDPALIDSQPEENVPPVVSVDVLVLDANEGRTWVSLVLDSQLSLQNCLDQLFSASNLLYNTSTSVFQLFGSCFLLAERLPLTTVVGNLPLDGKGCRRLFLCSSSSQITSTFAERGSYVILRSINSGFLDLCDILTQEVVTHVEFLRLYSYVTAFGVMGLALCLVSPDKDENKRLLQHVHKKLEISATQGLAVADLLTSKYKEALPTIREGKGLPRPPENFRDTLCYCFDRRLS, encoded by the coding sequence ATGTCAACCGATCTCGCGATTGTGACGACGGTCAGTTCCGACTCCGTCAGCCGCCTCTTCGGCCCCGCCGGTGCGATGGACTTTCGCTCCAACCCGGGTATGAAGGACGAGTACGAGGATCCAAAGACGATCTTCAACAAGATGAAGCAGAAGGACGTGAAACCGCTGTCCGACATCAGCGTGTTGAAGGGAACCATCTACAACTATAAGAACCGCCGCATCATCACGCGCTGGCTGCGAGACGTGTGCGGTGCGTTCAACCTGCGAAGCACCACCCTGTGCCTCGCTGTCCAACTGGCTGACTCGTACATTGTCGGCAACCTGAACCAGCTCGAGCTGCAAAAGTGCCAGTTGGCCGCTGTCACGGCCCTGTGGATTGCAGCCAAGTTTGAGGAGATGGACGCAGACTTGCCGAGTCTGCGCAAGATAGTGGACGTGTGCGACGGGGCCTACTCTAAGGAGCACGTTCTAGCCATGGAGGAGGCTATCTTGAGCTTCTACAAGTGGTACCTACCCCACACCACGGTGGTGAACCACCTCtatctgcagctgcacctcatCAATGATCCTGCCCTGATCGACTCGCAGCCGGAGGAGAATGTGCCACCCGTTGTTTCGGTCGACGTCCTCGTGCTGGACGCAAACGAGGGCCGCACCTGGGTCAGCCTTGTCCTGGACTCGCAGTTGTCTCTGCAGAACTGCCTCGATCAGCTTTTCTCCGCCTCGAACTTGCTCTACAACACCTCGACGTCTGTCTTTCAGCTCTTTGGTAGTTGCTTCctgctggcggagcgccTGCCGCTCACGACGGTGGTGGGGAACCTCCCATTGGATGGCAAGGGCTGTCGTCGCCTCTTCCTGTGCTCCTCGAGCAGCCAGATCACCTCGACGTTTGCAGAGCGCGGCTCATACGTCATCCTGCGCTCCATCAACTCGGGCTTTCTAGACTTGTGCGACATCCTCACTCAGGAGGTGGTGACGCACGTGGAGTTTCTTCGCTTGTACAGCTATGTGACTGCCTTTGGCGTAATGGGGCTCGCGCTGTGTCTTGTGTCGCCAGACAAGGACGAGAACaagcgcctcctgcagcacgtGCACAAGAAGCTGGAGATCTCCGCTACGCAGGGCCTGGCTGTCGCGGACCTGCTTACTTCCAAGTATAAGGAAGCCCTGCCCACCATTCGAGAGGGCAAAGGTCTGCCGCGCCCACCTGAGAACTTCCGCGACACGCTGTGCTACTGCTTTGATCGCAGACTGTCCTAA